A region of Proteiniborus sp. DW1 DNA encodes the following proteins:
- the rpsG gene encoding 30S ribosomal protein S7 yields the protein MPRKGHIPKRQVSPDPIYKDKVVTKLINQIMLDGKKGVAQRIVYDAFDYIREKTGEDPLEVFYKGFNNIMPVLEVKARRVGGATYQVPVEVRPERRQTLGLRWLAEYSRKRGEKTMSEKLAKEIMDAANNTGASVKKREDTHKMAEANKAFAHYRW from the coding sequence GTGCCAAGAAAAGGACATATTCCAAAAAGACAAGTTAGTCCAGATCCAATATATAAAGATAAAGTAGTTACTAAATTAATTAACCAAATAATGCTTGATGGTAAAAAAGGAGTAGCACAAAGAATAGTGTACGATGCCTTTGACTATATAAGAGAAAAAACAGGTGAAGATCCATTAGAAGTTTTCTATAAAGGATTTAACAATATAATGCCTGTACTTGAAGTTAAAGCAAGACGTGTAGGTGGAGCAACTTATCAAGTGCCAGTTGAAGTTAGACCAGAAAGAAGGCAAACTCTAGGATTAAGATGGCTAGCAGAGTACTCTAGAAAAAGAGGAGAAAAAACTATGAGTGAAAAACTAGCTAAAGAAATCATGGATGCTGCTAACAACACTGGTGCAAGTGTTAAAAAGAGAGAAGACACTCATAAAATGGCTGAGGCTAATAAGGCTTTTGCACATTACAGATGGTAA
- the rplL gene encoding 50S ribosomal protein L7/L12, translated as MSEKITKLIEDVKALSVLELSELVKALEEEFGVSAAAPVMVAGGAAPAAGGGAAEEKTEFDVVLASAGAEKIKVIKVVRELTGLGLKEAKEVVDNAPKTLKEGASKEEAEEIKAKLAEVGATVEIK; from the coding sequence ATGAGTGAAAAAATCACAAAATTAATAGAAGATGTAAAAGCATTATCAGTTTTAGAATTATCAGAATTAGTTAAAGCTTTAGAAGAAGAATTTGGTGTAAGTGCAGCAGCTCCTGTAATGGTAGCAGGCGGAGCAGCTCCAGCAGCAGGTGGAGGGGCAGCAGAAGAAAAAACTGAATTTGATGTAGTACTAGCAAGCGCTGGTGCAGAAAAAATCAAAGTTATCAAAGTTGTTAGAGAATTAACTGGCTTAGGATTAAAAGAAGCTAAAGAAGTAGTAGATAACGCTCCTAAGACATTAAAAGAAGGAGCTTCAAAAGAAGAAGCTGAGGAAATCAAAGCTAAACTTGCAGAAGTTGGCGCAACTGTAGAAATTAAATAA
- a CDS encoding ribosomal L7Ae/L30e/S12e/Gadd45 family protein codes for MLTNLKDTKKVVGIKQARRAINNDEVLTIYVAEDADTKVVQDIINLCNEKSIEIIYAPSMKELGKACGIDVSAAVAAILK; via the coding sequence ATGCTGACTAATCTTAAAGATACAAAAAAGGTTGTTGGTATTAAGCAGGCCAGAAGGGCAATAAATAATGATGAAGTTCTAACAATATATGTTGCAGAAGATGCAGATACTAAAGTAGTACAGGATATTATCAATTTATGCAATGAAAAGTCTATTGAAATAATATACGCTCCAAGTATGAAGGAGTTAGGTAAGGCCTGTGGTATTGATGTAAGTGCGGCAGTTGCTGCCATTTTAAAGTAG
- the rpsL gene encoding 30S ribosomal protein S12: MPTISQLIKKGREEVVYKSKSAHLGVGLNSLKKRTTKVNSPQKRGVCVSVRTVTPKKPNSALRKIARVRLTNGLEVNAYIPGIGHNLQEHSVVLIRGGRVKDLPGVRYHIVRGTLDAAGVDKRMQSRSKYGAKKPKKK; the protein is encoded by the coding sequence ATGCCAACAATTAGCCAATTAATTAAAAAAGGTAGAGAAGAAGTTGTTTACAAATCAAAATCAGCTCACTTAGGAGTAGGTTTAAACTCTCTTAAGAAAAGAACAACTAAAGTAAACTCTCCTCAAAAAAGAGGTGTATGTGTATCTGTTAGAACTGTAACACCTAAGAAACCTAACTCAGCTTTAAGAAAAATTGCCAGAGTTAGACTTACTAATGGTTTAGAGGTTAACGCATATATCCCAGGTATAGGTCACAACTTACAAGAGCACAGCGTTGTTCTTATAAGAGGTGGAAGGGTTAAAGACTTACCAGGGGTTAGATACCATATCGTAAGAGGAACATTAGATGCAGCTGGTGTAGACAAGAGAATGCAATCTAGATCAAAATATGGTGCAAAGAAACCTAAGAAAAAATAA
- a CDS encoding DNA-directed RNA polymerase subunit beta: protein MVHPVSYGKRVRMSYSRIDEVLELPDLIEVQKKSYDWFLSEGLKEVFEDISPIQDYTGNLILEFVDYSIGDEAKYEEEESKERDVNFAAPLKVKVRLINKETGEVKEQEVFMGDFPLMTEKGTFIINGAERVIVSQLVRSPGVYFAEDIDKTGKRLYSSTVIPNRGAWLEYESDSNDIVYVRVDRTRKLPLTVLLRALGYGSNTEILELLGETEQILKTLEKDSTKNQEEGLLEIYKRLRPGEPPTVDSAKSLINTLFFDPKRYDLAKVGRYKFNKKLSLYNRITNRRAADTIINEETGEILVEKNEKISRKKAIEIENAGINAVDILTDDNKTVRVIGNHFVDIKAFELPFSVEDLGLKEKVYYPVMKELIDKFGKTDELKEAIKERIREISPKHIINADIIASINYEFNLFYGIGNTDDIDHLGNRRLRSVGELLQNQFRIGLSRMERVVRERMTIQDIDVVTPQALINIRPVAAAIKEFFGSSQLSQFMDQTNPLAELTHKRRMSALGPGGLSRDRAGFEVRDVHHSHYGRMCPIETPEGPNIGLITSLTTYARINDYGFIEAPYRKVDKEARVVTSEIEYLTADVEDEFIIAQSNEPLDAEGRFVNKRALARARYGSIEVVPVEEVDYMDVSPKQIVAVATAMIPFLENDDANRALMGANMQRQAVPLLKTEAPIIGTGMEYRAAKDSGVVIVAKNSGVVIRVTADEILIKRDEDGQIDKYRLLKFKRSNQGTCINQRPIVRKHEKVEKGQVIADGPSTDQGEIALGKNLLIGFMTWEGYNYEDAILLNEKVVREDILTSVHIEEYESEARDTKLGPEEITRDIPNVGEDSLKDLDERGIIRIGAEVEANDILVGKVTPKGETELTAEERLLRAIFGEKAREVRDTSLRVPHGETGIIVDVKVFTRENGDELPPGVNQLVRVYIATKRKINVGDKMCGRHGNKGVVSRILPEEDMPFLPDGTPLEVVLNPLGVPSRMNIGQVLEVHLGLAAKKAGWHVATPVFDGANENDIWEALRNVGYPESGKIRLRDGRTGMPFDNPVTVGYMYMLKLHHLVDDKIHARSTGPYSLVTQQPLGGKAQFGGQRFGEMEVWALEAYGASHTLQEILTVKSDDVVGRVKTYEAIVKGENIPEPGIPESFKVLIKELQSLALDVKVLTDDTEIEIKESVDDEIGELNIGFEVEDKDSEFESEYYSDYDETNTDNIEEDFIKEEPDDDKFIFDDEDLFDEDFDD from the coding sequence ATGGTGCATCCTGTTTCGTATGGAAAACGGGTTCGTATGAGCTATTCTAGGATTGATGAAGTTTTAGAATTACCAGATTTAATTGAAGTACAGAAGAAGTCCTATGACTGGTTTCTCAGTGAAGGACTGAAAGAAGTATTTGAAGATATTTCTCCAATCCAAGATTACACAGGAAATTTAATTTTAGAGTTTGTTGATTACAGCATTGGTGACGAAGCAAAGTATGAGGAAGAAGAGTCAAAGGAAAGAGATGTCAACTTTGCAGCGCCGCTAAAGGTTAAGGTTAGACTAATAAATAAAGAAACAGGAGAAGTAAAGGAACAAGAGGTATTTATGGGAGATTTCCCTTTAATGACTGAGAAGGGAACTTTCATAATAAATGGTGCAGAAAGAGTAATAGTAAGTCAGTTAGTTAGATCACCAGGAGTTTATTTTGCTGAAGACATAGATAAGACAGGAAAAAGATTGTATTCTTCCACTGTAATACCAAATAGAGGTGCTTGGCTAGAATATGAAAGTGATTCGAATGATATAGTATATGTTAGAGTGGATAGAACTAGAAAACTTCCCCTTACGGTTTTACTTAGAGCATTGGGATATGGCTCTAACACTGAGATTTTAGAACTTTTAGGTGAGACTGAACAGATTTTAAAAACTCTTGAAAAAGACAGTACAAAAAATCAGGAGGAAGGTCTGCTTGAAATATATAAAAGGCTAAGACCAGGCGAACCTCCTACAGTTGATAGTGCCAAATCGCTTATCAACACATTGTTTTTTGATCCCAAAAGATATGACTTAGCCAAAGTTGGTAGATACAAGTTTAATAAAAAGCTGTCTCTTTATAATAGAATTACAAATAGAAGAGCTGCTGATACTATAATTAATGAAGAAACAGGCGAGATATTAGTAGAAAAGAATGAAAAGATTTCTAGAAAAAAAGCTATAGAAATAGAGAATGCAGGTATAAATGCTGTAGATATACTAACAGATGATAATAAAACTGTAAGAGTTATAGGCAATCATTTTGTAGATATTAAAGCATTTGAGCTGCCTTTTTCTGTTGAGGATCTTGGTCTAAAGGAAAAAGTATATTATCCTGTAATGAAAGAATTGATAGACAAGTTTGGGAAAACTGATGAATTAAAAGAAGCTATTAAAGAAAGAATTAGAGAGATTTCTCCAAAACATATAATAAATGCAGACATTATAGCATCAATTAATTACGAGTTCAACTTATTTTATGGAATTGGAAATACTGATGATATAGACCATCTTGGAAATAGAAGACTACGTTCTGTAGGGGAACTTTTGCAAAATCAATTTAGAATAGGATTGTCAAGAATGGAAAGAGTAGTCAGAGAAAGAATGACTATTCAAGATATAGATGTAGTTACACCACAAGCTTTAATAAACATCAGACCAGTAGCCGCAGCTATTAAAGAGTTCTTCGGTAGCAGCCAGTTATCACAATTCATGGATCAAACAAATCCATTAGCGGAGCTTACACATAAACGTAGAATGTCAGCCCTAGGACCAGGAGGACTTAGTAGAGATAGAGCTGGCTTCGAAGTAAGAGACGTTCATCACTCACATTATGGAAGAATGTGTCCAATAGAAACACCAGAAGGGCCAAACATCGGACTTATCACGTCGCTTACTACCTATGCTAGAATTAATGATTATGGTTTTATAGAAGCGCCATATAGAAAAGTTGATAAAGAAGCTCGAGTAGTTACAAGTGAAATTGAATACTTAACAGCTGATGTAGAAGACGAATTCATTATAGCTCAGTCAAATGAACCATTAGATGCGGAAGGTAGATTTGTAAATAAAAGAGCGTTAGCTAGAGCTAGATATGGAAGTATTGAAGTTGTGCCAGTAGAAGAAGTAGACTATATGGACGTATCTCCTAAACAAATAGTTGCTGTAGCTACTGCTATGATACCATTTTTGGAAAATGACGATGCCAATAGAGCTCTGATGGGAGCAAACATGCAGCGTCAGGCTGTTCCTCTATTAAAGACGGAGGCTCCAATTATAGGTACAGGAATGGAGTATAGGGCGGCAAAGGACTCGGGAGTAGTTATAGTTGCCAAAAATTCAGGAGTTGTTATAAGAGTAACTGCTGATGAAATATTGATTAAAAGAGATGAAGATGGACAAATAGATAAATATAGATTACTTAAATTTAAGCGTTCTAACCAAGGAACATGTATAAATCAAAGACCTATTGTTAGAAAGCATGAAAAAGTTGAAAAGGGTCAAGTTATAGCGGATGGACCTTCAACAGATCAGGGTGAAATAGCACTAGGTAAAAACCTACTAATTGGATTTATGACTTGGGAAGGCTATAATTATGAGGACGCTATTCTTTTAAATGAAAAAGTAGTTAGAGAAGATATATTGACCTCAGTTCATATAGAAGAATATGAATCAGAAGCTAGAGATACTAAACTTGGACCAGAAGAAATTACAAGAGATATACCGAACGTAGGAGAGGACTCATTAAAAGACTTAGATGAGAGAGGTATTATTAGAATAGGAGCAGAGGTTGAAGCAAACGACATACTAGTAGGAAAAGTTACTCCTAAAGGTGAGACAGAACTTACTGCTGAAGAAAGACTATTAAGGGCAATATTTGGCGAAAAAGCTAGAGAAGTTAGAGATACTTCACTTAGAGTTCCACATGGAGAAACAGGAATAATCGTAGATGTAAAAGTATTCACTAGAGAAAATGGAGATGAACTGCCACCAGGAGTAAATCAGCTTGTTAGAGTATATATAGCTACAAAGCGTAAAATCAATGTTGGAGATAAAATGTGTGGTAGACATGGGAACAAGGGTGTTGTCTCTAGAATTCTTCCTGAAGAAGATATGCCTTTCTTACCTGATGGGACACCACTAGAAGTGGTACTTAATCCACTAGGAGTTCCATCACGTATGAACATAGGTCAGGTATTAGAGGTACACTTGGGGCTTGCTGCAAAAAAAGCAGGTTGGCATGTTGCAACTCCAGTATTCGATGGTGCCAACGAAAATGATATATGGGAAGCATTAAGAAATGTAGGGTATCCAGAGAGTGGTAAAATAAGACTAAGAGATGGTAGAACAGGAATGCCTTTTGATAATCCTGTTACTGTTGGATATATGTATATGCTTAAACTTCACCATTTAGTTGATGATAAAATTCACGCTAGATCTACAGGACCTTATTCCCTAGTAACACAGCAACCACTAGGAGGTAAAGCTCAATTTGGTGGTCAGAGGTTTGGAGAGATGGAGGTATGGGCACTAGAAGCTTATGGTGCATCTCATACACTTCAGGAAATACTAACAGTAAAATCAGACGATGTAGTGGGACGTGTAAAGACATATGAAGCAATAGTAAAAGGCGAGAACATTCCAGAACCAGGTATACCAGAATCATTTAAAGTTCTTATTAAAGAGCTTCAGAGCTTAGCTTTAGATGTTAAGGTATTGACTGATGATACAGAAATAGAGATAAAGGAATCAGTAGACGATGAAATAGGAGAACTTAATATTGGATTTGAAGTAGAAGATAAAGATAGTGAATTTGAAAGTGAATACTATAGTGATTATGATGAGACTAATACAGATAACATTGAAGAAGATTTTATCAAAGAAGAACCTGATGATGACAAATTCATCTTTGACGATGAAGACTTGTTTGATGAGGACTTCGATGACTAG
- the rpoC gene encoding DNA-directed RNA polymerase subunit beta', translating to MFELDNFDSIRIGLASPEKIRQWSKGEVKKPETINYRTLKPEKEGLFCEKIFGPTKDWECHCGKYKRVRYKGVVCDRCGVEVTKAKVRRERMGHIELAAPVSHIWYFKGIPSRMGLILDMSPRALEKILYFASYVVTDAGDTSLTEKQLLSEKEYRDAIDKYGRRFKASMGAEAIKELLQKIDLEAEVKDLRAQLKESSGQKKIRIIRRLEVVEAFRQSGNKPEWMILDVIPVIPPDLRPMVQLDGGRFATSDLNDLYRRVINRNNRLKRLLDLGAPDIIVRNEKRMLQEAVDALIDNGRRGRPVTGPGNRPLKSLSDMLKGKQGRFRQNLLGKRVDYSGRSVIVVGPELKFYQCGLPKKMALELFKPFVMKRLVNEGHAHNIKSAKRMVEKVKPVVWDVLDSVIKEHPVLLNRAPTLHRLGIQAFEPILVEGKAIKLHPLVCTAYNADFDGDQMAVHVPLSMEAQAEARFLMLSVNNILAPKDGKPITTPTQDMVLGSYYLTVEKDGEKGEGMVFKDFDEMLLAYYDGEVTLHSKVKVRVKLDEKDRGKLVESTVGRFIFNQNIPQDLGFVDREKDKYSLEIDSVVDKKKLGKIIEKCFRKHGNTVTAIVLDNIKETGFHYSTIGAITVSIDDIVVPEEKEVLISEAEEKVDKYEKSYRRGLISDEERYERVIEVWNRTTEQVTEALMNNLDPLNNIFIMAQSGARGSKNQIRQLAGMRGLMANASGKTVEQPIRANFREGLTVLEFFTSTHGSRKGLADTALRTADSGYLTRRLVDVSQDVIVREEDCGTDQYIAIRAFKDGREVIEDLWDRIEGRYAYEDIADPNTGEIIVRAGELIDEKAADKIVDAGIEEVKARSVLGCRTRHGVCSKCYGRNLATGHIVNTGEAVGIIAAQSIGEPGTQLTMRTFHTGGVAGADITQGLPRVEELFEARKPKGLAIITEISGTVSLNESKRKREAIVTADDGESRTYTIPYGSRLKVKPGDFIEAGDEITEGSVNPHDILKIKGILGVQSYLVKEVQRVYRMQGVDINDKHIEVIVRQMLNKVKIEDSGDTDFLPGGLVNIFDFEEINRKIEEQGGKPAVGRRVLLGITKASLATESFLSAASFQETTRVLTEAAIKGKEDGLIGLKENVLIGKLIPAGTGMRKYKEIALKHPDEEIVEEIDEEINIE from the coding sequence TTGTTCGAGCTTGATAATTTTGATTCAATCAGGATTGGGTTAGCATCACCTGAAAAGATAAGACAGTGGTCAAAAGGAGAAGTAAAGAAGCCTGAAACTATAAATTACAGAACCTTAAAGCCTGAAAAAGAAGGTCTATTTTGTGAGAAAATATTTGGACCTACAAAAGACTGGGAATGTCACTGTGGTAAATATAAAAGAGTAAGATACAAAGGAGTAGTTTGTGACAGATGTGGAGTTGAAGTCACAAAGGCTAAAGTAAGAAGAGAAAGAATGGGGCACATAGAGCTTGCTGCTCCTGTTTCTCATATTTGGTATTTTAAAGGTATCCCAAGTAGAATGGGACTTATATTGGATATGTCTCCAAGAGCTCTAGAAAAGATTCTTTACTTTGCATCCTATGTGGTGACAGATGCTGGAGACACTTCTCTTACTGAAAAGCAACTGTTAAGTGAGAAAGAATACAGAGATGCAATAGACAAATATGGTAGAAGGTTTAAAGCTTCTATGGGAGCAGAGGCTATAAAAGAGCTTCTTCAAAAAATAGACTTAGAGGCAGAAGTTAAAGATTTAAGAGCGCAACTAAAAGAAAGTTCAGGTCAGAAGAAAATTAGAATTATTAGAAGATTAGAAGTTGTAGAGGCATTTAGACAATCAGGTAATAAACCTGAATGGATGATATTAGACGTAATACCTGTGATTCCACCAGATTTAAGACCTATGGTACAACTTGATGGTGGTAGGTTTGCAACATCTGACTTAAATGATTTATATAGAAGAGTTATAAATAGAAATAACAGACTGAAAAGACTTCTTGATCTTGGAGCTCCAGATATAATAGTGAGAAACGAAAAGAGAATGCTTCAAGAAGCTGTAGACGCATTGATAGATAATGGAAGAAGGGGAAGACCTGTAACAGGACCTGGAAATAGACCATTAAAATCATTATCTGATATGCTAAAAGGTAAACAAGGGAGATTTAGACAAAACCTTCTTGGTAAGAGGGTTGACTACTCAGGACGTTCAGTTATAGTTGTTGGACCAGAGCTTAAGTTCTATCAATGTGGACTGCCTAAAAAGATGGCTCTAGAGCTATTTAAGCCATTTGTGATGAAGAGATTAGTCAATGAAGGTCACGCACATAACATTAAGAGTGCAAAGAGAATGGTAGAGAAGGTAAAACCAGTAGTATGGGATGTATTAGATTCAGTAATCAAAGAACATCCAGTACTACTAAATCGTGCTCCTACTCTACACCGACTTGGAATTCAAGCATTTGAACCAATTCTTGTAGAAGGAAAGGCTATTAAGCTTCATCCTCTTGTATGTACAGCTTATAACGCAGACTTTGACGGTGACCAAATGGCTGTTCACGTGCCCCTATCAATGGAAGCACAAGCAGAAGCAAGATTCTTAATGTTATCAGTGAATAACATTCTTGCGCCTAAAGACGGAAAACCAATAACAACACCAACTCAGGATATGGTCTTAGGAAGCTACTACTTAACTGTAGAAAAAGATGGCGAAAAAGGCGAAGGAATGGTGTTTAAAGATTTTGATGAAATGCTTCTTGCATATTATGACGGAGAAGTTACTCTACACTCTAAAGTAAAAGTCAGAGTTAAGCTTGATGAAAAGGACAGAGGTAAATTAGTAGAGAGCACTGTAGGTAGGTTTATATTCAATCAGAATATACCACAGGATTTAGGTTTTGTAGATAGAGAAAAGGATAAGTATTCTTTGGAAATAGATAGTGTTGTAGATAAGAAGAAGCTTGGAAAGATTATTGAAAAATGCTTTAGAAAGCATGGAAATACAGTAACAGCTATAGTCCTTGATAACATCAAAGAAACAGGATTCCATTATTCTACAATTGGTGCTATTACAGTAAGTATTGATGACATAGTAGTTCCTGAAGAAAAAGAAGTACTAATATCAGAAGCAGAAGAAAAAGTAGATAAGTATGAAAAGTCCTATAGAAGAGGTCTTATATCAGATGAAGAAAGATATGAAAGAGTTATTGAAGTTTGGAACAGAACTACAGAACAAGTTACTGAAGCTCTTATGAACAACCTAGACCCTCTTAACAACATATTCATCATGGCTCAGTCAGGAGCTAGAGGTAGTAAAAACCAAATTAGACAGCTTGCAGGTATGAGGGGACTTATGGCCAATGCTTCAGGTAAAACTGTTGAACAGCCTATTAGGGCAAACTTTAGAGAAGGGCTTACAGTACTTGAGTTCTTTACTTCAACACACGGCTCTAGAAAGGGACTTGCAGATACAGCATTAAGAACTGCCGACTCAGGATATCTAACAAGAAGGTTAGTTGATGTTAGCCAGGATGTAATAGTAAGAGAAGAAGATTGTGGAACAGATCAATATATAGCAATTAGGGCATTCAAAGATGGAAGAGAAGTTATTGAAGACTTATGGGACAGAATTGAAGGTAGGTATGCTTACGAAGATATAGCTGATCCAAATACAGGCGAAATAATCGTAAGAGCAGGAGAACTTATAGACGAAAAAGCTGCAGATAAAATAGTAGATGCAGGAATTGAAGAAGTCAAGGCGAGATCTGTATTAGGATGTAGAACAAGGCATGGCGTTTGTTCAAAATGTTATGGTCGAAATCTTGCAACAGGCCATATAGTTAATACTGGAGAAGCGGTAGGTATTATAGCAGCCCAATCAATTGGAGAGCCTGGTACACAGCTTACAATGCGTACCTTCCATACAGGTGGAGTTGCAGGTGCAGATATTACTCAAGGTCTTCCAAGGGTTGAAGAGCTTTTCGAAGCTAGAAAGCCAAAAGGACTTGCTATTATTACAGAAATATCTGGTACTGTTTCACTAAATGAATCGAAAAGAAAGAGAGAAGCAATAGTTACAGCAGATGATGGAGAATCAAGAACCTACACTATACCTTATGGTTCCAGACTTAAAGTTAAGCCTGGTGACTTTATAGAGGCTGGAGATGAAATAACTGAAGGTTCAGTTAATCCACATGATATATTGAAGATAAAAGGAATTTTAGGAGTTCAATCTTATCTAGTAAAAGAAGTACAAAGAGTTTACAGAATGCAAGGCGTTGATATAAACGATAAGCATATAGAAGTTATAGTCAGACAGATGCTAAACAAGGTTAAGATTGAAGATTCTGGTGATACAGATTTTCTTCCAGGTGGATTAGTTAACATATTTGACTTTGAAGAAATTAACAGAAAAATTGAGGAGCAAGGTGGAAAACCTGCAGTGGGAAGAAGAGTATTATTAGGAATTACAAAAGCATCTTTAGCTACTGAATCCTTCTTGTCAGCTGCTTCATTCCAAGAAACTACAAGAGTACTAACAGAAGCTGCAATAAAAGGAAAAGAAGATGGGCTAATAGGGCTAAAGGAAAATGTGCTTATAGGTAAACTTATACCTGCAGGTACTGGCATGAGAAAATATAAGGAAATTGCCTTGAAGCATCCAGATGAAGAAATAGTTGAAGAAATAGATGAAGAAATTAATATTGAATAA
- the rplJ gene encoding 50S ribosomal protein L10, producing MSSVLDQKKQIVEEIKAKIRDAKSIVLVDYRGLTVEEVTELRRKCTQEGVDYKVYKNTMMRFAFQEEGLEAFNEFLTGPSAIAISKDDVVAPARITSDFAKEHKNLEFKAGIIEGEIVGVDKIKAIGELPSKEVLLTQLVIALNSPISKFARTLQAIVDKEPQEA from the coding sequence ATGAGCTCTGTATTAGATCAAAAGAAGCAAATCGTAGAAGAAATCAAAGCTAAGATTAGAGATGCAAAATCAATCGTACTTGTAGACTATAGAGGTCTTACAGTTGAAGAAGTTACTGAACTAAGAAGAAAGTGTACTCAAGAAGGAGTAGACTATAAAGTATATAAAAACACAATGATGAGATTTGCATTTCAAGAAGAAGGTCTTGAAGCATTTAACGAATTCCTAACAGGACCAAGTGCCATAGCTATTTCAAAGGATGACGTTGTGGCGCCTGCTAGAATTACAAGTGATTTTGCAAAGGAGCATAAAAACTTAGAATTTAAAGCAGGTATTATTGAGGGTGAAATAGTAGGAGTAGATAAGATTAAGGCTATAGGTGAATTACCATCTAAAGAAGTTCTACTTACTCAATTAGTTATTGCATTAAATTCACCTATTTCTAAGTTCGCTAGAACATTACAAGCTATAGTTGATAAAGAACCACAAGAAGCTTAA